In Ochotona princeps isolate mOchPri1 chromosome 22, mOchPri1.hap1, whole genome shotgun sequence, the following are encoded in one genomic region:
- the CCM2L gene encoding cerebral cavernous malformations 2 protein-like isoform X2 gives MDYEVKKGKKGFVSPIRKLVFPKAAERRAACRTSVSRRPLHSLPLYPPDYLIDPQILLCDYLEKEVKFLGHLTWVTSSLNPSSRDELLQLLDTARQLKELPLKTTAEQDSILSLSARCLLLTWRDNEELILRIPTHEIAAASYLQDDALHLLVLKTGLGVDPVPAGVDASPGGAGRDPGPPGAVSEKRRVGTAERRHTICSLDWRVAWGGGVGAEARAAAGGGGGGGSLERQRAGPRASGSWERRQTFSGSWERRHAGGGGSGTGKPGGSWERRQAGSGVGGSWERRHPGPNPLDPQNPSPDAYCNLVILAVANRDAAEESCALICQVFQIIYGDQSIECVDRAGYHYTSTPERPWLCSRSDSCRTDGTYAYDADFSCCSSFNGSQDTFEACYSGTSTPSFHGSHCSSSDHSGLGLEQLQDYMVTQRGVHSCGANWGLRRSSSSRFCYGSTGWGCPSRTTALAC, from the exons ATGGACTATGAAGTCAAGAAAGGGAAGAAG GGCTTCGTGTCCCCTATCCGGAAACTCGTGTTCCCCAAGGCTGCTGAGCGCCGGGCGGCCTGTCGGACCAGCGTGAGCCGCCGGCCCCTGCACTCCCTGCCCCTCTACCCACCCGACTACCTCATCGACCCTCAGATCCTGCTGTGTGACTACTTGGAGAAAGAGGTCAAG TTTCTGGGCCACCTCACCTGGGTGACTTCTTCCCTGAATCCTTCCAGTCGGGATgagctcctgcagctgctggacACGGCCAGG CAGCTGAAGGAGCTGCCGCTGAAGACCACGGCCGAGCAGGACAGCATCCTGAGCCTCTCGGCCCGCTGCCTGCTGCTCACCTGGCGAGACAATGAAGAGCTCATCCTGAGGATCCCCACACACGAGATCGCTGCTGCCTCCTACCTGCAGGATGACGCGCTGCACCTGCTAGTGCTTAAGACAG GTCTGGGTGTGGACCCAGTGCCAGCCGGCGTGGACGCCAGCCCCGGCGGCGCGGGACGTGACCCGGGTCCACCTGGCGCAGTGTCCGAGAAGCGGCGGGTGGGCACTGCCGAGCGGCGCCACACCATCTGCAGCCTGGACTGGCGcgtggcctggggagggggcgTGGGCGCCGAGGCCCGGGCGGCCGCGGGCGGtgggggcggcggcggcagccTGGAGCGGCAGCGAGCCGGGCCGCGCGCGTCTGGCAGCTGGGAGCGGCGGCAGACGTTCAGCGGCAGCTGGGAGCGGCGGCATGCCGGTGGCGGCGGCAGTGGCACGGGCAAGCCCGGAGGCAGCTGGGAGCGCAGACAGGCGGGCAGCGGCGTCGGTGGCAGCTGGGAGCGGCGCCACCCGGGACCCAACCCGCTGGATCCTCAGAACCCCAGCCCCGATGCCTACTGCAACCTGGTTATCCTGGCTGTGGCCAATAGA GATGCTGCCGAGGAGTCCTGCGCCCTCATATGCCAGGTCTTCCAGATCATCTATGGGGACCAGAGCATCGAGTGCGTGGACCGGGCTGGCTACCACTACACATCCACGCCCGAACGGCCGTGGCTCTGCAGCCGCA GTGACAGCTGTCGCACAGATGGGACATACGCCTACGACGCCGACTTCAGCTGCTGCAGCTCGTT CAATGGCTCCCAGGACACATTTGAAGCGTGTTACAGTGGCACGTCCACACCTTCTTTCCACGGCtcccactgcagcagcagcgaccACAGcggcctgggcctggagcagctgcAGGACTACATGGTCACG CAGCGGGGCGTCCACAGCTGCGGAGCAAACTGGGGCCTCCGGAGATCCAGCAGTTCGCGGTTCTGCTACGGGAGTACCGGCTGGGGCTGCCCATCCAGGACTACTGCGCTGGCCTGCTGA
- the CCM2L gene encoding cerebral cavernous malformations 2 protein-like isoform X1 has protein sequence MDYEVKKGKKGFVSPIRKLVFPKAAERRAACRTSVSRRPLHSLPLYPPDYLIDPQILLCDYLEKEVKFLGHLTWVTSSLNPSSRDELLQLLDTARQLKELPLKTTAEQDSILSLSARCLLLTWRDNEELILRIPTHEIAAASYLQDDALHLLVLKTGLGVDPVPAGVDASPGGAGRDPGPPGAVSEKRRVGTAERRHTICSLDWRVAWGGGVGAEARAAAGGGGGGGSLERQRAGPRASGSWERRQTFSGSWERRHAGGGGSGTGKPGGSWERRQAGSGVGGSWERRHPGPNPLDPQNPSPDAYCNLVILAVANRDAAEESCALICQVFQIIYGDQSIECVDRAGYHYTSTPERPWLCSRSDSCRTDGTYAYDADFSCCSSFNGSQDTFEACYSGTSTPSFHGSHCSSSDHSGLGLEQLQDYMVTLRSKLGPPEIQQFAVLLREYRLGLPIQDYCAGLLKLYGERRKFLLLGMRPFIPDQDIGYFEGFLEGVGIREGGILTDSFGRIKRSMSSTSASAVRSYHDAARPPEAQTFHRLLADITHDIEALAPDDDEEDEEAQGEGDAAEDNYL, from the exons ATGGACTATGAAGTCAAGAAAGGGAAGAAG GGCTTCGTGTCCCCTATCCGGAAACTCGTGTTCCCCAAGGCTGCTGAGCGCCGGGCGGCCTGTCGGACCAGCGTGAGCCGCCGGCCCCTGCACTCCCTGCCCCTCTACCCACCCGACTACCTCATCGACCCTCAGATCCTGCTGTGTGACTACTTGGAGAAAGAGGTCAAG TTTCTGGGCCACCTCACCTGGGTGACTTCTTCCCTGAATCCTTCCAGTCGGGATgagctcctgcagctgctggacACGGCCAGG CAGCTGAAGGAGCTGCCGCTGAAGACCACGGCCGAGCAGGACAGCATCCTGAGCCTCTCGGCCCGCTGCCTGCTGCTCACCTGGCGAGACAATGAAGAGCTCATCCTGAGGATCCCCACACACGAGATCGCTGCTGCCTCCTACCTGCAGGATGACGCGCTGCACCTGCTAGTGCTTAAGACAG GTCTGGGTGTGGACCCAGTGCCAGCCGGCGTGGACGCCAGCCCCGGCGGCGCGGGACGTGACCCGGGTCCACCTGGCGCAGTGTCCGAGAAGCGGCGGGTGGGCACTGCCGAGCGGCGCCACACCATCTGCAGCCTGGACTGGCGcgtggcctggggagggggcgTGGGCGCCGAGGCCCGGGCGGCCGCGGGCGGtgggggcggcggcggcagccTGGAGCGGCAGCGAGCCGGGCCGCGCGCGTCTGGCAGCTGGGAGCGGCGGCAGACGTTCAGCGGCAGCTGGGAGCGGCGGCATGCCGGTGGCGGCGGCAGTGGCACGGGCAAGCCCGGAGGCAGCTGGGAGCGCAGACAGGCGGGCAGCGGCGTCGGTGGCAGCTGGGAGCGGCGCCACCCGGGACCCAACCCGCTGGATCCTCAGAACCCCAGCCCCGATGCCTACTGCAACCTGGTTATCCTGGCTGTGGCCAATAGA GATGCTGCCGAGGAGTCCTGCGCCCTCATATGCCAGGTCTTCCAGATCATCTATGGGGACCAGAGCATCGAGTGCGTGGACCGGGCTGGCTACCACTACACATCCACGCCCGAACGGCCGTGGCTCTGCAGCCGCA GTGACAGCTGTCGCACAGATGGGACATACGCCTACGACGCCGACTTCAGCTGCTGCAGCTCGTT CAATGGCTCCCAGGACACATTTGAAGCGTGTTACAGTGGCACGTCCACACCTTCTTTCCACGGCtcccactgcagcagcagcgaccACAGcggcctgggcctggagcagctgcAGGACTACATGGTCACG CTGCGGAGCAAACTGGGGCCTCCGGAGATCCAGCAGTTCGCGGTTCTGCTACGGGAGTACCGGCTGGGGCTGCCCATCCAGGACTACTGCGCTGGCCTGCTGAAGCTCTACGGGGAGCGGCGCAAGTTCCTCCTGCTTG GGATGCGGCCCTTCATCCCCGACCAGGACATCGGCTACTTCGAGGGCTTTCTGGAGGGCGTGGGCATCCGCGAGGGCGGCATCCTCACCGACAGCTTCGGCCGCATCAAGCGCAGCATGAGCTCCACGTCGGCATCGGCCGTGCGCAGCTACCACGACGCGGCGCGGCCGCCCGAGGCGCAGACCTTCCATCGGCTGCTGGCCGACATCACGCACGACATCGAGGCGCTGGCCCCCGACGACGACGAGGAGGACGAGGAAGCCCAGGGCGAGGGCGACGCGGCTGAGGACAACTACCTGTAG